One window of Fusarium keratoplasticum isolate Fu6.1 chromosome 2, whole genome shotgun sequence genomic DNA carries:
- a CDS encoding ADSL-C domain-containing protein: MLRTFVYCRRLATAIRLPSQPQCRRLGSISAFDSVIFRNLFGTQEIRNIFSDEAYIRRCVDVETALARAQAHCRVIPADAGNQITSHADVSALDLDRLRNETDIVGYPILPLVRQLSAMCGPAGKYVHWGATTQDIMDTASVLQVKAGLEVVDAKLSGVIAALERLAVTHRDTPMAGRTHLQHALPVTFGYKCAVWLSGLYRHRERLQQLRPRALMVQYGGAAGTLASLGPGEDGINIRKQLASELGLADPPITWHVARDGIAEAINLLALIGGSLGKIALDLIIMSSNELGEVAEPFVPHRGASSTMPQKRNPISSEVILAASKVLRSNAGLVLDGMVSDFERASGPWHLEWVAIPESFVAAVGALHQAEFTLAGLEVHEGQMAANLAMSKGLIVGEAVMMSLAKYVGRQNAHDVVYEACKKTIERGGEATLLETLKEDKRVVDAISIEELEALCDPVNYLGSSQRMIDDTLGAYSK, encoded by the exons ATGCTGCGAACCTTTGTATACTGCCGTCGTCTGGCTACGGCGATCCGGCTCCCATCTCAACCCCAGTGTCGCCGTCTGGGCTCCATCAGCGCCTTTGACTCTGTCATCTTCCGCAACTTGTTTGGCACACAAGAGATTCGCAAC ATCTTTAGCGACGAGGCATACATCCGACGATGTGTTGATGTCGAGACGGCCCTCGCGCGGGCGCAGGCTCATTGCCGTGTCATCCCCGCCGACGCCGGTAACCAGATCACATCGCATGCTGATGTTTCTGCTCTCGACCTCGACCGTCTTCGTAACGAGACTGATATCGTCGGATACCCGATCCTGCCCCTGGTACGCCAACTTAGTGCTATGTGTGGTCCTGCGGGCAAGTACGTCCACTGGGGCGCCACGACGCAGGACATTATGGACACGGCCAGTGTCTTGCAGGTCAAGGCCGGGCTTGAAGTTGTCGATGCGAAACTTTCTGGAGTAATTGCCGCCCTGGAGCGCCTTGCCGTTACGCACCGTGATACCCCCATGGCTGGGCGCACTCATCTGCAACATGCCCTGCCCGTCACCTTTGGGTATAAGTGCGCAGTGTGGCTCTCTGGATTGTATCGCCATAGGGAACGCCTGCAGCAGCTAAGACCTCGGGCTCTGATGGTGCAGTACGGAGGCGCTGCCGGGACACTTGCCTCGCTGGGGCCgggtgaagatggcatcaacATTCGCAAGCAGCTTGCTTCCGAGCTGGGGCTAGCAGATCCGCCCATCACATGGCATGTGGCTCGTGATGGTATCGCCGAAGCTATCAACCTGCTGGCCCTTATAGGGGGCTCGCTCGGAAAGATAGCACTggacctcatcatcatgtcgtcTAACgagcttggagaggttgCCGAGCCGTTCGTTCCTCACAGAGGCGCCTCGTCTACGATGCCGCAGAAGCGCAATCCCATTTCCAGCGAGGTCATCCTAGCAGCCTCCAAGGTCCTACGTTCAAACGctggcctcgtcctcgatggAATGGTATCCGACTTTGAGCGCGCGTCAGGCCCATGGCACCTCGAATGGGTCGCCATTCCCGAGAGTTTCGTCGCAGCAGTCGGAGCTCTCCACCAGGCCGAGTTCACTCTGGCCGGACTTGAAGTGCATGAGGGTCAAATGGCGGCCAACCTAGCCATGTCCAAGGGGTTGATTGTCGGGGAGGCGgtcatgatgagcttggccaagTACGTCGGTAGGCAAAATGCCCATGACGTTGTGTACGAGGCCTGTAAAAAGACGATTGAACGTGGTGGTGAGGCAACCTTGCTCGAGACGCTgaaggaggacaagagagtggttgatgccatctcgATAGAGGAACTGGAGGCCCTGTGTGATCCGGTTAATTACTTGGGTTCATCTCAACGGATGATTGATGACACACTGGGGGCATATAGTAAATAG
- a CDS encoding Homogentisate 1,2-dioxygenase gives MTVAPKPRVPATDPEKVFHYTDLQRTKPTRENDPYDYQPGWGNRHQSEVIPGALPIGQNNPQDRGFGLYTEGITYSAFAAPRALNSSTYMYRARPSAAHQGYSNIETKSHIENCFLSLNPKVEALPEQAEWSPFPLPPDNEKIDFTDGLHTLGGSGDPNLRQGIALYVYMINTSMENRAYCNTDGDFLITPQLGILDIQTEMGKLFVQPGEICVIQRGVRFRINLAEGTSVARGHIAEVWGSTWELPDLGPLGGHGLANPRDFLFPVAHIDEDLHVPFTIVVKNNGKHVAIKQDHSPFDVVAWHGNCVPYKYDLTKFVAQNSTTVDHTDPSINTVLTAKSSDPHVPLADYLWFGPRWDVASNSFRPPYFHRNSATELLACIYGAGLGRSDEFQPGGCSYEGGHTPHGGFSDEYLLETPLQVNEPRRILTDQMTIMVESSRTFLFTEYARKICGVLHSQGTDYKVWERLPDRFSAHPLTKQLLARVAQDKANSRKATDYYHSLDLLKEAASAQPVKEVAAHTNGHTNGDKVSVA, from the exons ATGACTGTCGCTCCGAAACCCCGCGTCCCCGCGACTGATCCCGAAAAGGTCTTCCACTACACCGACCTCCAGAGAACCAAGCCCACTCGCGAGAATGACCCCTACGACTACCAGCCCGGCTGGGGAAACCGACACCAGTCTGAAGTAATCCCCGGAGCGCTCCCCATCGGCCAGAACAACCCACAAGACCGCGGTTTCGGCCTGTATACCGAGGGCATCACATACTCTGCCTTTGCAGCCCCGCGGGCCCTCAACTCGAGCACATACATGTACCGCGCCAGACCTTCTGCTGCTCATCAGGGTTACTCAAACATTGAGACAAAGTCTCACATTGAAAACTGCTTCTTGTCTTTGAACCCAAAGGTTGAGGCCCTCCCTGAGCAGGCAGAGTGGTCTCCCTTCCCACTCCCTCCAGACAATGAAAAGATCGACTTCACTGACGGTCTTCACACCCTCGGTGGGAGTGGTGATCCCAATCTCCGCCAGGGAATCGCCCTCTATGTCTACATGATCAACACCTCCATGGAGAACAGGGCCTATTGCAACACGGACGGCGACTTTCTCATCACCCCGCAACTGGGCATCCTAGACATCCAGACAGAAATGGGCAAGCTCTTTGTCCAGCCCGGAGAAATTTGCGTCATCCAGCGCGGAGTCCGCTTCCGGATCAACTTGGCTGAAGGCACGTCGGTTGCTCGTGGACACATCGCCGAGGTTTGGGGTTCTACCTGGGAGCTACCAGACCTGGGTCCTCTGggaggccatggccttgccaaCCCGAGAGACTTTTTGTTCCCTGTCGCCCATATCGATGAAGACCTGCACGTCCCGTTTACCATTGTAGTTAAAAACAATGGAAAGCATGTCGCGATTAAGCAGGACCATAGCCCCTTTGATGTGGTCGCCTGGCACGGCAACTGTGTCCCCTACAAG TACGACTTGACCAAATTCGTCGCCCAAAACTCAACCACAGTCGACCACACCGACCCAAGCATCAACACAGTACTAACAGCCAAGTCATCCGACCCTCACGTCCCGCTGGCCGACTACCTCTGGTTCGGCCCGCGCTGGGATGTGGCGAGCAACAGCTTCCGCCCGCCATACTTCCACCGGAACAGCGCTACAGAGCTGCTTGCCTGCATCTATGGGGCTGGGCTTGGTCGGTCTGACGAGTTCCAGCCCGGCGGGTGCAGCTACGAGGGTGGGCACACGCCTCACGGAGGCTTCAGTGATGAGTATCTCCTCGAGACGCCACTTCAGGTCAACGAGCCACGCAGGATCCTAACAG ACCAGATGACCATCATGGTCGAGTCCTCACGAACCTTTCTCTTCACCGAGTACGCCCGCAAGATCTGCGGCGTCCTCCACAGCCAGGGCACCGATTACAAGGTCTGGGAGAGGCTACCGGACCGCTTCTCGGCACACCCTCTTACCAAGCAGTTGCTCGCCCGCGTGGCacaggacaaggccaacagcAGGAAGGCGACTGATTACTACCATTCCCTTGACTTGCTAAAGGAGGCTGCCTCTGCTCAACCAGTCAAGGAAGTTGCTGCTCATACCAATGGCCACACAAATGGTGACAAGGTGTCGGTGGCTTGA